In Carassius gibelio isolate Cgi1373 ecotype wild population from Czech Republic chromosome B17, carGib1.2-hapl.c, whole genome shotgun sequence, a single window of DNA contains:
- the LOC127976359 gene encoding zona pellucida sperm-binding protein 2-like gives MAGSWCLVRILLVCAFCNAVPQWSKSLQMVQQTNQPFQPQKPVHQLPKHQFPFQKPVQQLTNQQFPLQKPVQQLTNQQFPLQKPVQQLTNQQFPLQKPVQQLTNQQFPLQKPVQQLTNQQFPLQKPVQPLTNQQFPLQKPVQQLTNQQFPLQKPVQQLTNQQFPLQKSVQPLTNQQFPLQKPVQPLTNQQFPLQKPVQQLTNQQFPLQKPVQQLTNQQFRLQKPVQQLTNQQFPLQKPVQPLTNQQFPLQKPVQPLTNQQFPLQKPVQPLTNQQFPLQKPVQQLTNQQFPLEKPVQQLTNQQFPLQKPVQQLSKPQIMKPVKQQFPKPVVQAEPFDKCVVADFEQIQCGPPGISGAECEAINCCFNGQQCFYGRAVTVQCIRDGQFVVVVSRDVILPRLSLDSVHLLGGNDPPCAPVGSTPSFVIYQFPVTACGTSVMEDSGYVVYENRMTSSYEVEIGPYGSITRDSHFEFLFQCRYSGTSVEALVVEVNSVPPPPPVAAPGPLRVELRLANGQCVTKGCAEGDEAYTSYYSDADYPITKVLREPVYVEVHIMERTDPNIVLMLGHCWATSTPNPLSLPQWDLLIDGCPYRDDRYLTTLVPVTGSSGLQFPTHYKRFIVKMFTFVDPASLAALQETIFIHCSTEVCHPSSGSCEQSCTRKRRDTHIKAVSGEQTVVSSGEVTMVMKI, from the exons ATGGCTGGAAGTTGGTGTTTGGTTCGGATTTTGTTGGTTTGTGCTTTTTGTAATGCTGTTCCACAGTGGAGTAAATCGCTTCAGATGGTCCAGCAAACTAACCAGCCGTTCCAGCCCCAGAAGCCAGTTCATCAACTACCTAAACATCAGTTTCCGttccagaagccagttcaacagctaactaaccagcagtttcctcttcagaagccagttcaacagctaactaaccagcagtttccgcttcagaagccagttcagcagctaactaaccagcagtttccacttcagaagccagttcaacagctaactaaccagcagtttcctcttcagaagccagttcaacagctaactaaccagcagtttccgcttcagaagccagttcaaccgctaactaaccagcagtttcctcttcagaagccagttcagcagctaactaaccagcagtttccacttcagaagccagttcaacagctaactaaccagcagtttcctcTTCAGAAGTCAGTTCAaccgctaactaaccagcagtttcctcttcagaagccagttcaaccgctaactaaccagcagtttccgcttcagaagccagttcagcagctaactaaccagcagtttccgctccagaagccagttcaacagctaactaaccagcagtttcggcttcagaagccagttcagcagctaactaaccagcagtttccgctccagaagccagttcaaccgctaactaaccagcagtttccgctccagaagccagttcaaccgctaactaaccagcagtttccgcttcagaagccagttcaaccgctaactaaccagcagtttcctcttcagaagccagttcaacagctaactaaccagcagtttccgctcgagaagccagttcaacagctaactaaccagcagtttcctctccagaagccagttcaacaactATCTAAGCCGCAGATTATGAAGCCAGTTAAACAACAGTTTCCGAAGCCAGTAGTGCAGGCAGAGCCCTTTGATAAATGTGTTGTAGCTGACTTTGAGCAGATCCAATGTGGTCCacctgggatcagtggtgctgagtgtgaggctatcaactgctgctttaacggacagcagtgtttctatgggAGGGCGG TGACtgtccagtgtattagagatggtcagtttgtggtagtggtgtctaGAGATGTTATtctgcctcgactgagtctggattcggttcatctactgggtggaaatgacccaccttgtgctcctgtggggtcCACACCTTCCTTTGTtatataccagttccctgtgaccgcatgtggcacgagcgtgatg GAGGACAGCggatatgtggtgtatgaaaaccgaatgacctcATCGTATGAAGTGGAGATTGGACCGTATGGTTccatcacaagggacagtcattttga gtttctcttccagtgtagatactcaggaacttctgtggaagctctggttgtggaggtcaactctgttcctccacctccaccagtagctgctcctggacctctcagggtggagctcagactggccaatggccaatgtgtcaccaaaggctgtgctgaag gggatgaggcctacacgtcctactacagtgacgctgattatcccatcacaaaagtcctgcggGAGCCggtgtatgttgaggtgcacattatggagaggactGATCCCAACATTGTCCTAATGCTGGGACATTGTTGGGCGACTTCAACCCCCAAtccactcagtctcccccagtgggaccttctgatcgacGG ATGCCCTTACCGGGATGATCGCTATCTGACtacactggttccagtgactggatcgtctggacttcagttcccaacccactacaagcgcttcattgtgaagatgttcacatttgtagatccagcatcactggctgctctgcaggaaacc atcttcatccactgcagtacagaggtgtgccatccatcatctggctcttgtgagcaaagctgcaccagAAAAC gaagagacacccatatcaaggctgtctctggggagcagactgtggtttctagtggagaaGTTACTATGGTCATGAAAATCTAG
- the si:dkey-248g15.3 gene encoding uncharacterized protein si:dkey-248g15.3, whose protein sequence is MRDCSVYLQGCGDSGSMSTGDECAQKHGKGQGKEKGKCQQGQQGQQGQGHGHGHDHGHSHGGDHGKKGPACEQQKGKKC, encoded by the exons ATGCGTGATTGTTCTGTATATTTACAGGGCTGCGGAGATTCTGGCTCCATG AGCACAGGAGATGAATGTGCACAG AAGCATGGAAAAGGCCAAGGCAAAGAAAAAGGGAAATGTCAGCAAGGACAGCAAGGACAGCAAGGACAAGGTCATGGTCATGGGCACGATCATGGTCACAGTCATGGAGGGGATCATGGGAAAAAGGGACCTGCATGTGAGCAGCAAAAAGGAAAAAAGTGTTAA